From Spirosoma aerolatum, one genomic window encodes:
- a CDS encoding serine/threonine protein kinase, producing the protein MSTIRFDTRFPGYEVLSELGRSNARILKARHLATGDLVAIKHFALNTDAETLRRFERESAIMSSIAHPNIVKVREVRLEAELPYLVMELIEGGSLNQLIASRGSLDAPAVSRLGLQMASAFKAIHPQGIVHRDIKPENILYRPLPSGELHFLLTDFGVARLHEQSNTMTGQSLMTYEYASPEQFNDPRSVGAATDYYSLGVVLYECLHGSVPFALDDHTGIVTFMNKVLTEAPPALTIPSNDQTLSPFTDLLRGLLQKKVADRLSDPDELTWLIKQAELSWLQANRTHQVRPSAESIEPGTVREPEKNKDTPANVVPLETRPIRNSRSRNPMSGSLKWVALAIAIFLGIVGLYLTVLKPKSGTRTTLVDTPITHTDSTEVSDRSEEAERQQREAEEAVRREQLRQEAQAAADGLTVKVNDYRVGFFGGIKNVQLQLSNPSQITFSSVVVKVNYYKDSGGLYKSEKVSFNNVGPNSSAIQSAPNSDRGTKLTYKIIEHRFAPPLDSLLQTALSDSIQ; encoded by the coding sequence ATGTCCACGATTCGATTTGACACACGGTTTCCGGGTTACGAAGTGCTGAGCGAATTAGGACGCAGTAACGCCCGTATCCTGAAAGCGCGTCACCTGGCAACCGGCGATTTAGTAGCGATTAAGCACTTTGCGCTCAATACCGATGCTGAAACGCTCCGTCGGTTTGAGCGTGAATCGGCTATTATGTCCAGTATCGCCCATCCCAATATCGTAAAGGTGCGGGAGGTTCGGCTGGAAGCGGAGCTGCCGTACCTGGTCATGGAACTGATTGAAGGAGGTAGTCTCAATCAGCTCATTGCCAGTCGGGGCTCGCTGGATGCGCCGGCAGTTAGTCGGCTGGGTTTGCAAATGGCCAGTGCCTTTAAGGCGATTCATCCGCAGGGCATCGTTCACCGGGATATTAAGCCGGAGAATATTTTATATCGTCCGTTGCCAAGTGGAGAACTGCATTTTCTGTTGACGGATTTTGGTGTGGCCCGCCTGCACGAGCAGTCGAATACAATGACTGGCCAGTCGCTGATGACCTACGAATATGCCTCTCCCGAACAGTTTAACGATCCCCGAAGCGTGGGGGCAGCAACGGATTACTATTCCCTGGGTGTGGTTTTGTACGAGTGCCTGCATGGCAGTGTACCGTTTGCCCTGGATGACCATACGGGTATTGTGACGTTCATGAATAAAGTACTGACGGAAGCACCTCCCGCCCTAACAATTCCATCGAACGACCAGACCCTTAGCCCGTTTACCGATTTACTGCGGGGCCTGTTGCAAAAGAAAGTCGCTGATCGACTAAGCGATCCTGACGAATTGACCTGGCTAATCAAACAGGCCGAACTAAGCTGGTTACAGGCGAATCGTACCCATCAGGTCCGACCTTCGGCAGAGTCTATAGAGCCCGGAACAGTCCGTGAGCCCGAAAAAAATAAGGATACCCCAGCAAACGTGGTCCCGCTGGAAACCAGACCGATACGCAATTCCCGTTCTCGTAATCCGATGTCCGGCAGCCTGAAATGGGTGGCTTTGGCAATCGCTATTTTTCTAGGCATCGTTGGTCTGTACCTTACCGTTCTCAAGCCCAAATCTGGTACACGCACAACGCTCGTTGATACGCCAATTACCCATACGGATTCGACCGAAGTGTCTGATCGTAGCGAAGAAGCGGAGCGTCAGCAACGGGAAGCAGAGGAGGCCGTTCGGAGAGAACAGCTCCGGCAGGAAGCTCAGGCTGCGGCTGATGGGCTGACTGTTAAGGTGAATGACTACCGGGTTGGCTTTTTCGGCGGTATCAAAAACGTGCAGCTTCAACTAAGCAATCCAAGCCAGATCACATTCTCGTCGGTAGTCGTTAAAGTGAATTATTACAAAGATAGCGGAGGGCTATACAAGTCAGAAAAGGTGTCTTTCAACAATGTCGGCCCCAATTCGTCGGCCATTCAGAGCGCACCGAATAGCGATCGGGGGACTAAGCTTACCTACAAAATTATTGAGCATCGGTTTGCGCCCCCATTGGATTCCTTACTGCAAACCGCTTTATCAGACTCGATCCAATAA